The Ornithinimicrobium faecis region CTCCGTGGCGGTCGAGGTTGCCGCGGGCTCGGTCGTAGTGCTCGGTGGTTCTGGGGTCGGCATGTCTGGCGAGGATCTGGGCGTCGCGCAGGGGCACTCCGGGGTCCAGGGCGTTGGTGATGGCAGCGTGCCGTAGCGAGTGAGGACTGATGTGGCGCGGGATCTGCGCCGTCTTTGCGATCCGTGCGACCATCCGGTAGACATCGCGCCGGTCGAGGGGGTGGCCAGAGATCGGGCGCAGCACCAGTGGGCCGGCGGTGCGCTCGACTCGCCAGGCTTCGAGGACGCGAAGCACTGGGACGGTGAGAGGCATGGTCGCTGGCTTGTTGCCCTTGCCGATGAGGCGCAGGACGCGGTGTCCGCGCAGGGTGTCGGCGTAGTCCTCGATCTGCCCTGCTGCGGCCTCGGACGCGCGCAGGGCGTTGATCCCCAGTAGGTAGGCCAGCGCGACGTGATGGACGGTGATCATCTGGGCTACTTGGAGGAAGCGGATCAGCTCCAGCCGGTCCAAGCCCTGGGTGCGCGACTCATCTCGGTGGACCTTCGGGAGCTGGGCGTACACGGCAGGGTCGGCCGGGATGGTGCCATCGATGTGCGCGAACCGGAAGTATCCCCGAACAGCGTGCATCATCGTGTTCACCGCGGAGTCCATCAGGCCTGCTTCTCCGAGCTGGCGGATATAGAGCTCAACGTGCGCTCGTTGTATCCCGACGAGCGGGTCCACTCCGTTGGTCTCGCACCAGGCGAACCAGCGAGCCAGTTGCGTCGTATACAGGCCGTGGGTAGCTCCGGAGTAACGAGCCAGGAACGACACTGCCGCAAGTTGCGCGGTGCTCATCGTGGACGGCTGGAACGGCAGCACCGTCTTCGAACTCGTTGTGGTGGTCATGGTCGCCTTCTGCGGCGACCTGGCTCGAGGCCTCGGCCGATACCCGCCGCTGGCGCGACGAGGCGCTGAACCCTTTGAGACTACGCCGAACGGACACGCGTCCCCTCGCGGTGGAATGGGCACCTAGTTGCTGACGCCCCATTGCGAGGGGTCAGGGGGCTGCCACAAAGTCGAACTTGATCGTCATCGGAGACCGCCCACACGTAGACCCTGAGACGGTTCCTCATCCACTCTGGGACACGGAGCGCCACGGCGACTGCCTGTTCAGGAATCACGACATCAAGGACTGCGTCCGCCCCTTCCTCAGGAACGCGTCGCAGGACCTGACCGTAAAGGGTGTCGACGTCGCTGACCATCGTTTCGGTTCTGCCCTTTGCCTCTGCGTAGAGCGTTCCCGAGCCCTTCGTCGCCTTGACGTCGGCGAAGTCGACCTACCGCTAGACAACCCAACCGTCGCGCTCGAGGAATGTGCAGAAGGCCCCACCACCCGGGCCTCGTCCCCTCTCATGACCGGCCTCCCTTGTATTGCGACGCGACCAGCATGGCTCAGTGTGGCGTGGGGCGGCACAGCCGAGCCGTTGCGCGGCGATGCGACGCGGTGTCGATTGGGACCTACGCGTCGAACGCCAGGGCGAATGAGCCGCCATTATGGATCCGTGACCGACGACATCAACAACGATCGTGAAGACCTTCTTGCTCTGGGCGCTGAGATCTCGGGCGCTACCGCGGGTACCGCAGCGGGCCTCTTCATCGGTGGTCCCGCTGGCGCCTTGGCAGGCGCGGCCATTGGCCCCGCTGCGGCTGAAGGGCTTCGATGGGCCATCGCAGAAGTGGGTGATCGCGTTCTGGGCCGCAGAGGTCGGCAACGGGCAATGAGTGCAGCGATCTATGCTGGTCAGCACTTAGAGGAACTGCGGAGCCAGGGCGCCGAGCTCCGGAGCGACGGCTTCTTCGAGAGACAGGACGAGGGCCTAAGTTCTTCGGAGGAGATGGCCGAGGGCGTTCTACTCGCGGCCCAAGGCAGCTTCGAGGAGCACAAGATTCGACATATCGGCTACCTGTACGCGAACACGGCAGTCGATGACGGGATCGACCGCTACCTGGCGGGGATGGCGCTTAAGAGGGCCGGAGAGATGACCTGGCGTCAGTACGTTCTTCTCGCAATGGTTGGATCCCGGAACGAAATTGATTTACCTCAAGGTGAGCTCTCTGACGACCCGGGTGCGTGGTCCGCCTGGGGAGCGCTAAGCGAGTTGCGCGATCTCTTTAATGCGCGTTATATCCATGCTGGTCAGGAGCGGACAGACCGGTTTGGCCTCCCCTTTCCAGGTCAACAGCTGACTGAACTTCGCCTGACCACTCAGGGGCAGTTGCTCCATCACCTGCTGTCGTTGAAGTTGATTCCACCTTCAGAGGTGCTGCAAGTCCGGGATCTACTAGGGACTCGAACCAATCGGGAGTGAAGCAAGATGGATCCGACTGCCCTGCACTACGTCGGATCGCGGTGGTGTGACGCCCTTCCACGCGCCTCCAGCCCAGTTGAGTCAGTCGACGCCGAACCACGCGTCGGCTGCGGCTTGAAGACCATCGTCCGGCGGTTCCGGCTCCACACCGTAGAACTTCCACGCGTATCCGTACGGATCCTCGACCTCCACGTAAACGCTCGCCCCACGGGGCAGACTCCGGGCCTTCAGCAATGATGAATCCTGCGGCCACGGCGAGTCGGGTGGCCTCGTCTACATCCGCCAGTTCGATGCCGATGTTCACGCCGAGTCCACGTGGGCCGGACCTGGTCAGCTGCTCGCGCGCACTGTCGGGGAACGGCATCCCCTCCAACGCGTCAACGAGCAACTGCAAGAGTCCTCTTCTCAGGGTCGCCATCAGCACGAGTCCGTTCGGATCCGGGACCATCCCAATCTGCACGAAGCCGAGTTGCCCGTACAACGCCGCGGCGGCGGCAACGTCGTCGACCCGTAGTGCCACGCGCACTGGGGGGTTCGTCGCTCATTCAGCGACCGTAGCGTGCTCGGCCGCGGCACCGAGCAGGTCATCACGGATCGCCTGGTCGCGGGGCGGCCCGTTCTGGGCGGAATGACTCGCGGGCCCTCTTGTGCCTGCACGCCCAGTGGAGGCTCAGACCTCAGGGTTGATGAATACCGTCGTCTGGCTGCCGACGAGCTCATAGCCCAACACCTGCGCCATGCGCTTGGACGCCTCGTTGTCCCACCGGGCACGCCACTGAGGGATCAGCCCGGCGTCGAGGGCGGCGTTGGTGCCGACGGCTGCGGCGAGGACGCCGTAGCCACGGCCGCGGGCGGCCGGGCTGGTCAGCACGCCCATGTGGGCCAGCCGGTCGGCCCAGACCACATAGCCCGAGCCGGCCAAGGGCGCCGCCGCCTCGGCCTCAGGCCCCTGATCGTCGCCTACTTCGGCCACAGCACTGTCAGGATGATCCAGGAGGACCCAGCGGTGCGGCATACTGCCGAGACCGACCTCATCGACGTCGGCGGGGGAGCAGGCGTCCTCGAGGGCCACGACCGCGGCCTCGTCCTGTGTAGCGGGCAGGTCGGCGTGCTCGACGCGGGCTTCGGTGTAGGACAACTCAGCGGCGCCGAGCGGGCGGGCGCCGTGGTCGGAGGCGAGCCGCATGAGCACCGGCAACAGGCTCAACTCGTCATCGCTCAGGTTGGTCGCACGTTGCAGGGCCCACGCCGGGCCGCTGAAGACACCCTGCCCGAGGACCCGCACAAACGAGACCGTCTCGGCGTCGGGGGTGAGCCGCAGGATGCGGTCCCCGCCGTCCAGCGCCTCGACGTCGAGCAGTTCAGCCCACGCTTGGCGGATGGCTTGCTCGGTGTCTGGCCCCACGACGAGCAGCCTATCGAGCCGGTCGATAGCCTCGACACATGACCCTTGATCGACCTGTCACTCCCAATCCCTACGACCTGCTGCCGGCCGTGCCGTCGTTCACGGTCACCAGCACCGACGTCCCCGACGGCCAGCCGCTGGGCGAGGCCCAGGTGGGCGCCCTCGGCAACAACGTCTCGCCGCAGCTGAGCTGGTCCGACGCCCCGGAGGGCACCAAGTCCTTCGTCGTGACCTGCTTCGACCCGGACGCGCCGACACCGTCCGGCTATTGGCACTGGGTGCTGGTGGACCTGCCCGCAGACGTCACCTCGCTGGACACCGACGCGGCTGCGAACGCGCTGCCGGGCAAGGCGTTCCACGTCCGCAACGATGGTGGTGAGCCTGGCTTCCAAGGTGCCGCGCCGCCCGAGGGCGACCAGGTGCACCGTTATTTCTTCGTGGTGCACGCCGTCGGCGAGGAGTCCCTCGGCGTGACCGACGACGTGAGCCCCGCGGTCGTCTCCTTCAACCTGGCGTTCAAGACGCTCGGCCGCGCGATCCTCACCGGCACCTACCAGCACTGAGTCAGCTGGTCAGGTCGCGCAGCGCACCGTCCAGGGTCGGATAGACGAACTCGAACCCGGCCTCCGTCGTCACCTCCGAGGTCGCGTGCCGCCCGGTCAGACCGAGGGCGGGGTCGGTGCGCAGCGCGATGCTGCCCACCCGCACCAGCGGCGACGGGGTCGGGGGAGCGGCGGGGCGCCGGAACCGCTCGCGCAGCGTGGCCATCAGCTCGTGGTTGCGCACGGGGTTGGGTGCAGCCGCCACGAGTATGCCGTCAGGCAGGTCCACCTCCTCCTCCAGTCCGAGGGTGGCCCGGACGAGCGAGAGCCAGTCCTCGACGTGGATCCAGCTGAACCACTGCCGGCCCGACCCGACGCGTCCGCCGAGGCCCGCGCGGGTCAACTGAGTCAGCCGGTCCAGGGCTGGCGACCCGTTCTGCAACACGATGGACGTCCGCAGGATGGTCACGTGCTCGGCGTTCGCGCCCTCGACCGCGTCCTCCCACGGCGCGGCGACCCCGGTCATCTGGGGGAGCGCGTTGGGCCCAGCGGGCAGGGGGCTCGACTCGGTGAGGTGCAGGTCGCCGGCGTCGGACCAGATGGCCGTCGTGGAGCCCTGGATCCAGCGAGCCAGGGGCGCGTCCAACTGCTGGCTCGCCGCCACGAGAGCCTGGGTCGGGCGGACCCGTGAGTCGCGCAGGTCGCTGACGTTGGCCCGCGTCGGGCGTGCGTCGACCAGGCGCCCGGCGAGGTTGATGAGGGCGGTGTTGGCCGGGTCCTGGGCGAGCTCCTCGACCCACGGGCCGGTGCTCGCGCCGTCCCAGAGCACCTGTCGGTGCGGCAGGGCCAGATTGACCTGGCGGGTGAGCAGCACGACCTCGTGCCCGCGGGTGGTCAGGTCCGCCGCGATGGAGCGGCCGAGCGTGCCGGAGCCTCCCGCGATGACGACCTTGAGCAGGTTGGCGTCCGGCTGAGGCCGCAGCACCCGGTGCAGGCGCACCACGGCGAGCGGCCAGTCGGTGATCAGGTCGTTGCCGATGCTGGCGACGATCGCCGAGGCCATCGGGCCATTGACAGTGACCTGCTGCTCCAGGGTGGTGCCGCCCCCGGGGTGCTCCAGCAGGGACCACCGCACGCGGGTCCCGCCGATCGGTGCCGGCTGCTCGAAGCCGAGGGAGCGCCCAGGCTCCACCTCCGTGATGCGCAGTGGACCGGCCGTGCGGCCGTGCAGCGCCGCCGCCCAGCCGCGCGCGGGCAGATAGTGGCCGCGCTGACCGACCGCCACCTGCACGACCTGGGCCTCTGCCACGGCGGCGGTGTGGGAGACCGGCGCCTCGGCATACTCGTGCGGTTGAGGTGCTTCAAGGGTGAAGGAGCGGATCGCGCCGCTCCAGGCCGGCCACCGGGTCGGGTCGCCGACGACCTCCCAGAGCTCGTCGGCGGGGAGGGCGAAGAAGTGGCGGAGCGTCCGCTGCCAGGTCATGGGGTCAGCCAACCACGATGGCTCACACCGACAGCGCATCCGGTGGCCGACTCGCGCCCGGTGAGTGGGATCACCCGCCGGGCCGTGAAACGATGCAGGCATGACGTTCCAGAACGGGCAGAACCCGCAGGGGCAGCCGGGCCAGGTGCCGCCGCCCCCGCAGCAGAAGAAGCCGACGCGCAACAAGCTCAACGGCTGGCTCTATGTCGGCCTCGGCGTGATCTTCATCCTGCTCGGCGTGCTGGGCTTCGTCGGCGACACCCGTGGCGCGTTCATGAACTGGCTGTTCATCATCCTCGGTGTCGCGAACGGCATCATGGGCGTGCGTGAGGTCATCAACTCGCGC contains the following coding sequences:
- a CDS encoding tyrosine-type recombinase/integrase → MTTTTSSKTVLPFQPSTMSTAQLAAVSFLARYSGATHGLYTTQLARWFAWCETNGVDPLVGIQRAHVELYIRQLGEAGLMDSAVNTMMHAVRGYFRFAHIDGTIPADPAVYAQLPKVHRDESRTQGLDRLELIRFLQVAQMITVHHVALAYLLGINALRASEAAAGQIEDYADTLRGHRVLRLIGKGNKPATMPLTVPVLRVLEAWRVERTAGPLVLRPISGHPLDRRDVYRMVARIAKTAQIPRHISPHSLRHAAITNALDPGVPLRDAQILARHADPRTTEHYDRARGNLDRHGVHFLTAYVAGV
- a CDS encoding GNAT family N-acetyltransferase; protein product: MGPDTEQAIRQAWAELLDVEALDGGDRILRLTPDAETVSFVRVLGQGVFSGPAWALQRATNLSDDELSLLPVLMRLASDHGARPLGAAELSYTEARVEHADLPATQDEAAVVALEDACSPADVDEVGLGSMPHRWVLLDHPDSAVAEVGDDQGPEAEAAAPLAGSGYVVWADRLAHMGVLTSPAARGRGYGVLAAAVGTNAALDAGLIPQWRARWDNEASKRMAQVLGYELVGSQTTVFINPEV
- a CDS encoding YbhB/YbcL family Raf kinase inhibitor-like protein; its protein translation is MTLDRPVTPNPYDLLPAVPSFTVTSTDVPDGQPLGEAQVGALGNNVSPQLSWSDAPEGTKSFVVTCFDPDAPTPSGYWHWVLVDLPADVTSLDTDAAANALPGKAFHVRNDGGEPGFQGAAPPEGDQVHRYFFVVHAVGEESLGVTDDVSPAVVSFNLAFKTLGRAILTGTYQH
- a CDS encoding DUF1731 domain-containing protein, whose translation is MTWQRTLRHFFALPADELWEVVGDPTRWPAWSGAIRSFTLEAPQPHEYAEAPVSHTAAVAEAQVVQVAVGQRGHYLPARGWAAALHGRTAGPLRITEVEPGRSLGFEQPAPIGGTRVRWSLLEHPGGGTTLEQQVTVNGPMASAIVASIGNDLITDWPLAVVRLHRVLRPQPDANLLKVVIAGGSGTLGRSIAADLTTRGHEVVLLTRQVNLALPHRQVLWDGASTGPWVEELAQDPANTALINLAGRLVDARPTRANVSDLRDSRVRPTQALVAASQQLDAPLARWIQGSTTAIWSDAGDLHLTESSPLPAGPNALPQMTGVAAPWEDAVEGANAEHVTILRTSIVLQNGSPALDRLTQLTRAGLGGRVGSGRQWFSWIHVEDWLSLVRATLGLEEEVDLPDGILVAAAPNPVRNHELMATLRERFRRPAAPPTPSPLVRVGSIALRTDPALGLTGRHATSEVTTEAGFEFVYPTLDGALRDLTS